One genomic window of Longimicrobiaceae bacterium includes the following:
- a CDS encoding cupin domain-containing protein, whose product MSSINRPLTAPNLIFDLADQLAELRQEEAYRRSGRAGRTLAKSGRLRVTLVAMAKGNVIATHQADSPMTLHVLSGHIRFRAAGEDQELSAGQLLFFGPGDANDITATEESALLLTLSAIGDDFGGDDDGAN is encoded by the coding sequence ATGTCATCGATCAATCGCCCGCTGACCGCTCCCAACCTGATCTTCGATCTCGCTGACCAGCTTGCCGAGCTACGGCAGGAAGAGGCCTACCGACGAAGCGGGCGGGCGGGTCGAACGCTGGCGAAGTCTGGCCGGCTGCGGGTCACGCTCGTCGCCATGGCGAAAGGGAACGTGATCGCCACGCACCAGGCGGACAGTCCGATGACGCTCCATGTGCTCTCCGGGCACATCCGCTTCCGAGCCGCCGGTGAGGACCAGGAGCTCAGCGCCGGGCAGCTCCTCTTCTTCGGTCCGGGCGACGCGAACGACATTACAGCCACTGAAGAGAGCGCCTTGCTGCTGACCCTCTCCGCGATCGGCGACGATTTCGGCGGGGACGACGATGGGGCGAACTGA
- the argH gene encoding argininosuccinate lyase, translated as MSDRSAGANPPATPRLWGGRFAGEPSAEMDRLNRSLPVDRRLWREDITGSQAWATALGAAGVITEAEAAELRAGLERVASRLAEWTLADWDAAPDEDIHSLVERLLREEVGDLAGKLHTGRSRNDQVATDSRLWALGAISRIDTLLADLLKALLGQAEKHVETVMPAYTHLQRAQPISAAHWLLSHAWPLERDRARLRDALARVSVLPLGSGAIAGCPFPIDRELLRERLGFREVSRNSIDAVADRDWLVELLFVAAMIGTHLSRLAEDLVLFASAEFGFVRFSDEYSTGSSLMPQKRNPDAMELARGKAGGLTGGLIAMLTTLKGLPTGYNKDLQDDKATAFSAFDTLETLLPAVTGSLVSLEIRAERCREAVDPAMLATDVADFLVRAGIPFRTAHEMVGRLVRAAEDGETTIDQLPPEVFSEVSEAFAGADLARLFDPLASLEARAGVGGTAPAAVREQIAELRRRV; from the coding sequence ATGAGCGATCGTTCAGCGGGCGCGAACCCGCCCGCTACGCCGCGCCTCTGGGGCGGGCGCTTCGCCGGCGAGCCGTCCGCGGAGATGGATCGCCTCAACCGGTCGCTGCCGGTGGACCGTCGCCTCTGGCGCGAGGACATCACCGGCAGCCAGGCCTGGGCCACCGCGCTCGGCGCCGCGGGCGTCATCACTGAGGCCGAGGCGGCGGAGCTCCGCGCCGGCCTCGAACGGGTGGCAAGCCGGTTGGCGGAGTGGACCCTCGCCGACTGGGACGCGGCGCCCGACGAGGACATCCACTCCCTGGTCGAGCGGCTCCTGCGCGAGGAGGTGGGTGACCTTGCAGGGAAGCTCCACACGGGCCGGTCGCGGAACGACCAGGTCGCCACCGACTCGCGCCTCTGGGCGCTCGGAGCGATCTCGCGGATCGATACGCTGCTTGCGGATTTGCTGAAAGCGCTGCTCGGTCAGGCGGAAAAGCACGTGGAGACGGTGATGCCCGCGTACACGCACCTGCAGCGGGCCCAGCCGATCTCCGCCGCACACTGGCTGCTCTCACACGCCTGGCCCTTGGAGCGCGACCGCGCGCGCCTGCGAGATGCGCTGGCGCGCGTTTCGGTGCTGCCGCTCGGCTCCGGGGCCATCGCCGGCTGCCCCTTTCCCATCGATCGCGAGCTGCTGCGGGAGCGGCTCGGCTTCCGGGAGGTCTCTCGCAACAGCATCGACGCCGTGGCGGACCGCGACTGGCTCGTGGAGCTCCTCTTCGTGGCGGCGATGATCGGCACGCACCTCTCCCGCCTGGCGGAGGACCTGGTTCTCTTCGCCTCCGCGGAATTCGGCTTCGTGCGCTTCTCCGACGAGTACTCGACGGGGTCTTCGCTGATGCCTCAGAAGCGCAACCCTGACGCGATGGAGCTCGCGCGCGGGAAGGCGGGAGGCCTGACGGGCGGCTTGATCGCCATGCTGACGACGTTGAAGGGTCTTCCCACCGGGTACAACAAGGACCTGCAGGACGACAAAGCGACAGCTTTCTCCGCCTTTGACACCCTGGAGACGTTGCTGCCCGCGGTGACCGGAAGCCTCGTCAGTCTGGAGATCCGTGCTGAGCGCTGTCGAGAGGCGGTGGATCCGGCGATGCTCGCCACCGACGTCGCCGACTTCCTGGTGCGCGCCGGCATTCCCTTCCGCACCGCGCATGAGATGGTCGGCCGGCTGGTCCGGGCGGCGGAGGACGGCGAAACAACCATCGACCAGCTCCCTCCCGAGGTCTTCAGCGAGGTGTCCGAGGCCTTTGCCGGTGCCGACCTCGCACGACTCTTCGATCCATTGGCGTCGCTGGAGGCCCGCGCTGGCGTCGGGGGAACGGCTCCGGCGGCCGTCCGGGAGCAGATCGCAGAGCTTCGTCGCAGGGTCTGA
- the argC gene encoding N-acetyl-gamma-glutamyl-phosphate reductase, with the protein MSDSVQRIGILGATGYTGRELVRLLVRHPAARIVFATSESEAGQPLRAIDRAAPDLTLVHAAEAPLGDCDVVFSCLPHGLSLEWVERAVEAGPRVIDLSADLRVPKANAPAWTRRAVYGLPELHRESIRGARLVANPGCYPTAAILAVAPLARAGLAGTAPIIINSASGATGAGRSPKRHLLFAEIAEDFSAYAVGNVHRHLAEIRYQVGLAAQGKAPELVFTPHLAPVRRGILQTTYLPLAEGVRPADAIGLWREAYANEPFVEVLEDRMPTLRDAVDSNRVSMGVTGVADVEVPMLVLVAAIDNLLKGAAGQAVQNMNLMCGLEETLGLPC; encoded by the coding sequence ATGAGCGACTCTGTCCAACGTATCGGCATTCTGGGCGCGACCGGGTACACGGGTCGGGAGCTGGTTCGGCTTCTGGTTCGTCATCCGGCGGCGCGCATCGTTTTCGCCACCTCGGAGAGCGAGGCGGGTCAGCCGCTGCGCGCGATCGATCGCGCGGCTCCGGATCTGACACTCGTTCACGCCGCGGAGGCTCCGCTCGGGGATTGTGACGTGGTGTTCTCCTGTCTGCCGCACGGCCTCTCTCTGGAGTGGGTGGAGCGGGCAGTGGAAGCCGGGCCGCGGGTGATCGATCTCTCGGCGGACCTGCGGGTGCCGAAAGCGAACGCTCCGGCGTGGACGCGACGGGCGGTGTACGGTCTGCCGGAGCTACACCGTGAAAGTATTCGTGGAGCGCGGCTGGTGGCCAATCCGGGTTGCTACCCGACGGCCGCCATCCTGGCGGTGGCGCCCCTCGCGCGGGCGGGCCTCGCCGGGACCGCGCCGATCATCATCAACTCCGCCTCCGGGGCAACGGGTGCGGGCAGGTCGCCCAAACGGCACCTGCTCTTCGCCGAGATCGCGGAGGATTTCAGCGCCTACGCCGTCGGAAACGTGCACCGGCACCTAGCCGAGATACGCTACCAGGTGGGGCTGGCCGCACAGGGCAAGGCACCGGAGCTGGTCTTCACCCCGCACCTGGCTCCCGTACGGAGGGGCATCCTCCAGACCACCTACCTCCCGTTGGCGGAGGGGGTGAGGCCGGCCGATGCGATCGGCCTTTGGCGGGAGGCATACGCGAACGAGCCGTTCGTGGAGGTGCTCGAGGATCGCATGCCGACGCTGCGCGACGCGGTGGACAGCAATCGGGTATCGATGGGGGTGACCGGCGTCGCGGACGTAGAGGTGCCCATGCTGGTGCTGGTCGCCGCCATCGACAACCTGTTGAAGGGCGCGGCGGGGCAGGCGGTGCAGAACATGAACCTGATGTGCGGCCTGGAGGAGACCCTCGGGCTGCCATGCTGA
- a CDS encoding deoxyribonuclease IV, with amino-acid sequence MQYYFGSHTSDNGGIDMAVRRAAAAGMSALQIFTAPPRFYGDRSGIRPERVERFRTALKETGIDPRKVVVHGAYVLGVATPEDDKWERAAAGLAKEMERSTTLGVGGVCFHPGSAGKGSVEEATARVALAMSRALQGVKGETRLLVENTAGAGRTVGRTAAEVGAILRAVPPALRPRAGYGLDTCHLFASGYDLRESPEALSRVLDEFEEETGEPPAFFHLNDSEGELGSNRDRHTLLGKGKIGLEPFRWLLADRRARGVPLILETPQKHPEVAPDDPTPDPWDVEMLQLLREWVGTP; translated from the coding sequence ATGCAATACTACTTCGGCTCGCACACCAGCGACAACGGCGGGATCGACATGGCCGTGCGGCGCGCGGCGGCCGCGGGCATGAGCGCCCTCCAGATCTTCACCGCGCCGCCGCGCTTCTATGGCGACCGCTCGGGCATCCGTCCGGAGCGGGTGGAGCGGTTCCGCACCGCCCTGAAGGAAACGGGGATCGACCCCCGCAAGGTGGTGGTGCACGGGGCGTATGTGCTGGGGGTGGCGACGCCGGAGGACGACAAGTGGGAGCGCGCGGCGGCGGGTCTGGCTAAGGAGATGGAGCGCTCGACCACCCTCGGAGTGGGCGGGGTTTGCTTTCATCCCGGCTCAGCGGGGAAGGGCTCGGTAGAGGAGGCGACCGCCAGGGTGGCGCTGGCGATGAGCCGCGCGCTGCAGGGTGTGAAGGGAGAGACCCGGCTGCTCGTCGAGAACACCGCCGGCGCCGGCCGTACGGTGGGTCGGACGGCGGCAGAGGTGGGAGCCATTCTCCGGGCCGTGCCGCCTGCGCTCCGGCCGCGCGCGGGGTACGGCCTGGACACCTGCCATCTCTTCGCTTCCGGGTACGACCTGCGCGAATCGCCCGAGGCGCTCAGCCGCGTTCTGGACGAATTCGAGGAGGAGACCGGTGAGCCGCCCGCCTTCTTCCATCTCAACGACAGCGAAGGGGAGCTCGGCTCCAACCGGGATCGGCACACCCTGCTGGGCAAGGGCAAGATCGGCCTCGAGCCGTTCCGATGGCTGCTGGCGGATCGACGAGCCCGCGGCGTCCCCCTGATCCTGGAGACCCCTCAGAAGCATCCGGAAGTGGCCCCCGACGATCCCACTCCGGACCCCTGGGATGTGGAGATGTTGCAGCTTCTGCGGGAGTGGGTGGGGACGCCCTGA
- a CDS encoding N-acetylmuramoyl-L-alanine amidase-like domain-containing protein, which yields MTLSRRDLLRNAIGFASAMAIPAPLLGCLEGGREGSAAAATDGAGPALSESPFTPPPSPEDEERLIRWAGVLREEGLVDADDSTGRAATRVGELAAGTPYEPYTLEQYIRVADGPPRAEPLTLHLDRFDCVTLVESCLAIGRVAHAEGPVQWQAFAREMERMRYRGGKREGYTSRLHYFSEWLSDNERRGLVRLLGEELGARPDTRPLRFMSSHPDSYPALAYPEILAEIEAMERTLDDEPRWVVPTDRIAAVETQIETGDVLAFATSIEGLDVTHSAFAYRDDGGVLRVLHAPLSGGVVEITRSTVPEYVAAIRSSTGILVARPLWGLAR from the coding sequence ATGACCCTCTCGCGACGCGACCTGCTGCGAAACGCCATCGGCTTTGCCTCGGCGATGGCCATCCCCGCGCCACTCCTTGGCTGTCTGGAAGGGGGGCGCGAGGGCTCCGCCGCCGCGGCGACCGACGGCGCCGGTCCCGCGCTCAGCGAGTCTCCCTTCACGCCACCGCCGTCGCCCGAGGACGAAGAGCGGCTGATCCGCTGGGCGGGCGTGCTCCGCGAGGAAGGGCTGGTCGACGCTGACGACTCCACCGGTAGGGCCGCCACGCGGGTAGGGGAGCTGGCCGCCGGCACTCCATACGAACCATATACGCTGGAGCAGTACATCCGCGTGGCGGACGGTCCGCCGCGGGCTGAGCCGCTCACCCTCCACCTGGACCGCTTCGACTGCGTCACCCTGGTGGAATCGTGTCTCGCCATCGGGCGAGTGGCGCACGCGGAGGGTCCCGTGCAATGGCAAGCCTTCGCGCGGGAGATGGAACGGATGCGTTACCGCGGGGGCAAGCGGGAGGGCTACACGAGTCGCCTCCACTACTTCAGCGAGTGGCTCAGCGACAACGAGCGCCGCGGCCTGGTGAGGCTACTGGGAGAGGAGCTCGGCGCTCGTCCGGACACGCGGCCCCTACGATTCATGTCTTCACACCCCGACTCGTACCCTGCGCTCGCGTACCCGGAGATTCTGGCCGAGATCGAGGCGATGGAGCGGACGCTCGACGACGAGCCGCGCTGGGTGGTCCCGACCGACCGCATCGCCGCGGTGGAGACGCAGATCGAGACCGGTGACGTGCTGGCGTTCGCGACCTCGATCGAAGGGCTGGATGTAACGCACTCCGCCTTCGCCTACCGCGACGACGGCGGGGTACTGCGTGTCCTCCACGCTCCGTTGTCGGGCGGCGTGGTGGAAATCACCCGGAGCACGGTACCTGAGTACGTAGCCGCGATTCGGTCGTCTACCGGGATACTGGTGGCACGCCCATTGTGGGGGTTAGCACGCTGA
- a CDS encoding glycerophosphodiester phosphodiesterase has product MRRKPPRLRELEGHEGFCCGTCDLLCEGTGQDRRSCSGRSGCLEWRCLRQLACRTGWPRGSGSLKNARAGLPRARLPGSGEKAMEPFPRLLVLGDRGAPDVALENTLESLARARAQGADGVKVDIRIAADGVPVVIHDGTLQRTFGRREEVARITWPALQQLTGARLPDLQQVAAWAAASESWLNVEIRAGGSEQTVVEILRDHGLTERCFLSASDDAVLTKLGRIAPSVRRFLVAESWNEAVAERAAHCGVNGVCLRVDEASPFTIEVVRREGYAVAVWTVDDPAHSVTLAREGVAAIITNRPGEIAEALIASGYR; this is encoded by the coding sequence ATGCGGCGAAAGCCGCCGAGATTGCGAGAACTGGAAGGGCACGAAGGATTCTGTTGCGGAACATGTGATCTCCTTTGCGAGGGCACTGGCCAGGACCGTCGGTCCTGTTCCGGACGATCCGGCTGCTTGGAATGGCGGTGCCTTCGGCAACTCGCATGCCGTACCGGGTGGCCCCGAGGATCCGGATCGCTGAAAAACGCGCGCGCAGGCCTGCCTCGCGCTCGACTTCCAGGCTCTGGGGAGAAAGCGATGGAACCCTTTCCGCGGCTTCTAGTCCTTGGTGACCGAGGAGCTCCCGATGTGGCTCTGGAGAACACACTGGAGTCGTTGGCGCGCGCCCGTGCCCAGGGCGCCGACGGAGTAAAGGTAGATATCCGCATCGCTGCGGACGGCGTCCCGGTGGTCATCCACGACGGAACTCTCCAAAGGACCTTCGGCCGGCGCGAGGAGGTAGCCAGAATCACCTGGCCCGCGTTGCAGCAACTCACCGGGGCCCGCCTTCCGGACCTGCAACAGGTGGCGGCCTGGGCCGCGGCGTCGGAATCGTGGCTGAACGTGGAGATCAGGGCGGGCGGATCCGAGCAGACCGTCGTTGAAATCCTTCGCGATCATGGTCTCACCGAACGCTGCTTTCTCTCTGCGTCCGACGATGCGGTCCTGACCAAGCTGGGACGCATTGCTCCCTCAGTGCGACGTTTTCTGGTGGCCGAGAGCTGGAACGAAGCGGTAGCGGAGCGAGCGGCCCATTGCGGAGTGAACGGCGTCTGCCTGCGGGTCGATGAGGCCTCGCCGTTCACCATCGAGGTCGTGCGCCGGGAAGGGTACGCCGTGGCGGTCTGGACAGTGGATGACCCCGCTCACTCGGTCACGCTGGCGCGCGAGGGCGTCGCGGCGATCATCACCAATCGACCAGGAGAGATCGCGGAGGCGCTGATTGCGTCGGGGTACCGCTGA
- a CDS encoding argininosuccinate synthase, producing the protein MQKIVLAYSGGLDTSIIVPWLKENYGAEVVCVAADVGQGEELEGLVAKALASGASACTVEDLREEFLTGFVWPVLRSGAVYGRKYLLGTSMARPIIARRQVEVAREVGATALAHGCTGKGNDQVRFELTYAALAPEMAVIAPWREWSIRSREDALDYAALHGVPVTATREKIYSRDRNLWHISHEGGPLEDPDYEPSEDLFLLTRSPEEAPDCPEYVTIGFEEGYPVSVDGEALSPVALLERLNEIGGLHGIGRVDLVEDRLVGMKSRGVYETPGGTLLHAAHSELEQLVLDRRTLALKDALAPRYADLVYEGRWWTVEREALDALIDRTQRTVTGEVRLKLYKGSFSIAGRKSSYSLYDERFVTFGEDDVYQQSDAGGFIRLYGLPMRVAALRQAEAPAQTGRRAPQAEGRAERVPVAL; encoded by the coding sequence ATGCAGAAGATCGTTCTCGCCTACTCGGGCGGCCTGGATACCTCCATCATCGTTCCCTGGCTGAAGGAGAACTACGGAGCCGAGGTGGTGTGCGTCGCCGCCGACGTCGGACAAGGGGAGGAGCTGGAGGGGTTGGTGGCGAAAGCGCTGGCCTCCGGGGCGAGCGCGTGCACCGTAGAAGATCTGCGCGAGGAGTTCCTGACCGGCTTCGTCTGGCCCGTGCTGCGCTCGGGCGCGGTGTACGGGCGCAAGTACCTGCTGGGGACCTCGATGGCGAGGCCCATCATCGCGCGCCGGCAGGTGGAGGTGGCGCGGGAGGTGGGAGCCACCGCTCTCGCCCACGGCTGCACGGGAAAAGGGAACGATCAGGTCCGCTTCGAGCTGACCTATGCGGCGCTCGCGCCGGAGATGGCGGTCATCGCGCCCTGGAGGGAGTGGTCGATCCGCTCTCGCGAGGATGCGCTCGACTACGCGGCCCTGCACGGCGTTCCGGTCACCGCCACGCGCGAGAAGATCTACTCGCGGGACCGCAACCTCTGGCACATCTCCCACGAAGGTGGGCCACTCGAGGATCCCGACTATGAGCCTTCCGAGGACCTCTTCCTGCTGACGCGCTCGCCGGAGGAGGCACCGGATTGCCCCGAATACGTGACGATCGGCTTCGAGGAGGGTTACCCGGTGAGCGTGGACGGCGAGGCGCTCTCTCCCGTTGCCCTGCTCGAGCGCCTCAACGAGATCGGTGGATTGCACGGCATCGGACGGGTGGACCTGGTGGAGGACCGCCTGGTGGGGATGAAGTCACGCGGGGTGTACGAGACTCCCGGGGGCACCCTGCTGCACGCCGCGCATTCCGAGCTCGAGCAGCTCGTGCTGGATCGGCGCACGCTCGCGCTCAAGGACGCGCTCGCCCCGCGCTACGCGGACCTCGTCTACGAGGGGCGGTGGTGGACGGTGGAACGCGAGGCCCTGGACGCCCTGATCGATCGGACGCAGCGCACGGTGACCGGCGAGGTGCGCCTGAAGCTGTACAAGGGGTCCTTCTCGATCGCGGGTCGCAAGTCCTCATACTCCCTCTACGACGAGCGCTTCGTCACCTTCGGGGAGGACGACGTCTACCAGCAGTCCGACGCAGGTGGATTCATCCGGCTCTATGGACTGCCCATGCGGGTGGCGGCGCTGCGTCAGGCCGAGGCGCCCGCGCAGACCGGTCGACGGGCCCCGCAGGCTGAGGGGCGGGCCGAGCGGGTGCCGGTGGCGCTCTGA
- the argB gene encoding acetylglutamate kinase, whose translation MLSSVTVAKIGGNEIDDTLWLERLARIVAHRTTPLVVVHGGGREVTELQRTLGAEPEWRDGLRVTTPEGLRVVSMVLSGLVNKRLAALLIGAGVEAVGISGEDGGLLRAEPAQGGALGLTGEIREVRPQLLLSLLESGYVPVVSPVSRGPQGGALNVNADDAASAVATGVAAERFLLVSNIPGVLRDGTVIPEVKVEEVEGLISSGVASGGMAPKLRAAARAAKAGVREVRIGGLELLAGEGPGTRVVA comes from the coding sequence ATGCTGAGTTCCGTCACCGTCGCGAAGATCGGCGGCAACGAGATAGACGATACCCTCTGGCTGGAGCGGCTGGCGCGCATCGTGGCCCACCGGACCACCCCTCTGGTGGTGGTGCACGGGGGCGGTCGGGAGGTGACCGAGCTGCAGCGGACTCTGGGGGCGGAGCCGGAGTGGCGCGATGGCCTCCGGGTGACCACACCGGAGGGGCTCCGCGTCGTTTCGATGGTGTTGTCGGGCCTGGTCAACAAGCGGCTGGCCGCTCTGTTGATCGGGGCTGGCGTCGAGGCGGTTGGGATCTCGGGTGAGGACGGGGGATTGCTTCGGGCCGAGCCGGCGCAGGGTGGGGCCTTGGGACTCACCGGCGAGATCCGGGAGGTCCGCCCTCAGCTCCTCCTCTCCCTGCTCGAGAGTGGCTATGTGCCGGTGGTATCCCCGGTTTCTCGGGGGCCGCAGGGAGGGGCGCTCAACGTGAACGCCGACGACGCGGCGTCCGCGGTGGCCACCGGGGTCGCCGCCGAAAGGTTTTTGCTCGTCTCGAACATCCCGGGGGTGTTGCGCGACGGCACGGTGATCCCGGAGGTGAAGGTGGAGGAGGTGGAAGGGTTGATCAGCTCCGGCGTCGCTTCGGGAGGTATGGCGCCCAAGCTCAGAGCGGCGGCGCGGGCGGCGAAGGCGGGCGTGCGCGAAGTGCGCATCGGCGGGCTCGAGCTGCTCGCCGGCGAGGGCCCGGGCACCCGGGTCGTCGCCTGA
- a CDS encoding N-acetyltransferase: MIATTQSGSDTLVQIAPGTGLPPAMSAVARPRREAVSERVVRPAPEITVRAARISDMRQVEALVNGFARDNLMLPKTYDQLARLFREFVVAVDPEERVVGCGALRVYSEELAEIASLAVDEAVHGAGIGRRLVERLIAEARSLGLRRVFALTLQEGFFHRLGFRTVPRDNFPGKVWADCRSCPKLHACDEIAVAIDVE, translated from the coding sequence GTGATCGCCACCACCCAGTCCGGGAGTGACACTCTGGTCCAGATCGCTCCCGGCACCGGCCTTCCGCCGGCGATGAGCGCGGTCGCCCGTCCGCGCCGCGAAGCCGTCTCCGAGCGCGTCGTTCGGCCCGCGCCCGAGATCACGGTCCGCGCCGCACGGATCTCGGACATGCGTCAGGTCGAAGCCCTGGTGAACGGCTTCGCCCGTGACAACCTCATGCTCCCCAAGACCTACGATCAGCTCGCGCGGCTCTTCCGGGAGTTCGTGGTAGCGGTGGACCCGGAGGAACGCGTCGTCGGCTGCGGGGCGCTGCGCGTCTACAGCGAGGAGCTGGCCGAGATCGCCTCGCTCGCGGTGGACGAAGCGGTTCACGGAGCCGGGATCGGCCGTCGGCTGGTGGAGCGCCTCATCGCGGAGGCCCGCAGTCTCGGCCTCCGGCGTGTCTTTGCGCTGACGCTGCAGGAGGGATTCTTCCATCGCCTCGGCTTTCGCACCGTGCCGCGGGACAACTTCCCCGGTAAGGTCTGGGCGGACTGTCGCAGCTGTCCGAAGCTCCACGCCTGCGATGAGATCGCAGTGGCAATCGACGTGGAATAG
- a CDS encoding acetylornithine transaminase yields MTTVISDPAQALLGVYRPAEPIFVAGEGSSLIAENGERYLDFTSGIAVNALGYGDEDFAAAVREALDTGVVHTSNLFRTRPAAELAQWLTEHSFADRVFFCNSGAEANEGAFKFARRWARENGGAEKYEIVAFRGSFHGRTCGALAATDRPAYQEPFQPLMGGVRFASASDATDVRALVSSDRTAAIIIEPLQGEGGVQPVAPEFLQELRELCDEVDALLIFDEVQVGLGRTGTLWAYEAAGVVPDLLTLAKPLAGGLPMGAVLMTERVAQAIRPGDHATTFGGGPLVASAALAVCRKIGDPRFLVEVRRKGALLAERLETIAQTNEEVVAVRGAGLIWGVAVRGNAADVVARALQSHLLLCVAGPNVVRVVPPLTITDEELERGLGILEASL; encoded by the coding sequence ATGACCACTGTCATCTCCGACCCCGCCCAGGCGCTGCTGGGAGTCTACCGCCCGGCGGAGCCGATCTTCGTTGCCGGCGAGGGCTCCAGCCTGATCGCGGAGAACGGAGAGCGCTACCTGGACTTCACCAGCGGCATCGCGGTGAACGCCCTCGGCTACGGCGACGAGGACTTCGCGGCGGCCGTGCGTGAGGCTCTGGACACGGGGGTGGTGCACACCTCGAACCTCTTCCGCACCCGGCCGGCGGCAGAGCTGGCGCAGTGGCTGACGGAGCATTCCTTCGCCGATCGGGTCTTCTTCTGCAATTCCGGGGCGGAGGCCAACGAGGGGGCCTTCAAGTTCGCCAGACGTTGGGCCCGGGAGAACGGGGGGGCCGAGAAGTACGAGATCGTTGCCTTCCGCGGGAGCTTTCACGGCCGGACCTGCGGCGCTCTGGCGGCGACGGATCGGCCTGCTTACCAGGAGCCGTTCCAGCCGCTGATGGGCGGGGTTCGCTTCGCCTCCGCAAGCGACGCGACGGACGTGCGCGCGCTCGTCTCCAGCGACCGCACGGCCGCGATCATCATAGAGCCGCTGCAGGGCGAGGGCGGGGTTCAGCCTGTGGCCCCGGAGTTCCTCCAGGAGCTGCGGGAGCTCTGCGACGAAGTCGACGCCCTCCTCATCTTCGACGAGGTTCAGGTCGGGCTCGGTCGCACCGGAACACTGTGGGCCTACGAGGCCGCCGGCGTGGTGCCGGATCTGCTCACGCTGGCAAAGCCCCTCGCGGGCGGTCTGCCCATGGGCGCGGTGCTGATGACCGAGCGCGTTGCACAGGCGATCCGGCCCGGCGATCACGCCACCACGTTCGGAGGTGGGCCGCTGGTGGCTTCGGCAGCGCTCGCCGTGTGCCGAAAGATCGGCGACCCTCGGTTCCTGGTGGAGGTCCGGCGCAAGGGTGCTCTGCTGGCGGAGCGCCTGGAGACCATCGCCCAGACGAACGAAGAGGTCGTCGCCGTTCGCGGGGCGGGATTGATCTGGGGCGTCGCGGTGCGCGGCAACGCTGCCGATGTGGTTGCTCGGGCCCTGCAGTCCCATCTGCTGCTGTGCGTGGCCGGCCCGAACGTCGTGCGCGTGGTCCCACCCCTCACGATCACGGACGAGGAGCTGGAGCGGGGTCTCGGCATCCTCGAAGCCTCCCTGTGA